The proteins below are encoded in one region of Pleuronectes platessa chromosome 14, fPlePla1.1, whole genome shotgun sequence:
- the LOC128455460 gene encoding T-cell surface glycoprotein CD3 zeta chain gives MFTEPVVCFLLDGILIIYCIVVTALFFKEKLSCGPVEPEDKGRIYQELRRPMDADPYEMLEPSKRRKRAKRRKKPESAQPGQRDDETFISTAPPPAQSPP, from the exons ATGTTCACCGAACCTGTCGTCTGTTTTCTCCTCGACGGGATCCTGATTATTTACTGCATCGTGGTCACtgcattgttttttaaagaaaag CTCTCATGTGGACCTGTTGAACCT GAAGATAAAGGCCGGATTTATCAG GAGCTTAGGAGACCGATGGATGCTGATCCGTATGAGATGCTTGAACCATCAAAAAGAAGA AAAAGGGCCAAAAGGAGAAAGAAACCTGAG TCGGCGCAGCCTGGGCAGAGAGATGACGAAACTTTCATCAGcacagctccacctccagctcagtCTCCTCCCTGA